Proteins co-encoded in one uncultured Draconibacterium sp. genomic window:
- a CDS encoding tail fiber domain-containing protein, with amino-acid sequence MKNYTISILIFLLVTASSTKTNAQALKVRQDGTVVINGDRPADDANGEVAAIVYGTYGTMLTNGRLAIGDYGRIAMHGGNVFLGEYGTNIDSDIMQLHGKKGIYLTRDYGEVVGYYKYSNNNRFTFNCSILANSFTVTSDKRLKTNIKKLDSSLALLKKVDGVSYNLLPKKDKITTLNAEGQASEKEKKSQEEYKKQKAKYEAALAEKTRIGFVAQDLQKVFPELVEEDSSGFLSVDYIGIIPVLVEAIKELEARIETLENDCCAKNGDTKSASITGIEINDNISAAKLYQNSPNPFSSQTTIKFEIPQQATSAQLHIFNMTGTLLKTINIYQKGNGSETIYGNEFKAGMYLYSLMVDGNIVDTKRMLLTQ; translated from the coding sequence ATGAAAAATTATACAATATCAATTTTAATATTCCTACTAGTAACAGCTTCATCAACTAAAACAAATGCACAAGCGTTAAAAGTAAGACAAGACGGAACAGTAGTAATTAATGGCGACCGCCCTGCTGATGATGCCAATGGCGAGGTTGCCGCAATTGTTTATGGAACTTATGGAACGATGCTAACCAATGGGAGACTGGCTATTGGAGATTATGGACGAATAGCCATGCATGGTGGAAATGTATTTCTGGGAGAGTATGGGACAAATATAGATTCCGATATCATGCAATTACATGGAAAAAAAGGAATCTATCTAACCCGTGACTATGGAGAAGTTGTTGGATATTACAAATACTCGAATAACAACAGGTTCACCTTTAATTGCAGTATTCTTGCCAATAGCTTCACGGTTACTTCAGACAAAAGGCTAAAAACAAATATAAAAAAATTAGATAGTTCGCTAGCGCTCTTAAAGAAAGTAGATGGAGTAAGCTATAACCTTTTACCTAAAAAAGATAAAATAACAACTCTTAATGCAGAAGGTCAGGCTTCTGAAAAGGAAAAAAAGTCACAGGAAGAATATAAAAAACAAAAAGCAAAATACGAAGCTGCACTAGCAGAGAAAACAAGAATCGGTTTTGTTGCTCAGGATCTTCAAAAAGTATTTCCCGAATTAGTAGAAGAAGATTCCTCCGGATTCCTAAGTGTTGATTACATTGGAATTATCCCAGTGCTTGTTGAAGCAATTAAAGAACTGGAAGCCCGGATAGAAACATTGGAAAATGATTGTTGTGCAAAAAACGGAGACACAAAAAGTGCTTCGATTACAGGTATTGAAATTAACGACAACATTAGTGCCGCCAAACTCTACCAAAACAGTCCTAATCCTTTCTCGTCTCAAACAACAATAAAATTCGAAATACCCCAACAGGCAACAAGCGCACAATTACATATATTTAATATGACTGGCACATTGCTAAAAACCATAAATATCTATCAAAAAGGCAATGGAAGCGAAACCATATACGGAAATGAATTTAAGGCAGGCATGTATTTGTATAGCCTGATGGTTGACGGAAACATTGTTGATACTAAACGGATGTTATTGACACAATAA